The DNA segment atgtaaagaaaaaattacaaacataGAGAAATGGACAAACGCGTTCATAATCTATACATCCATTTACTTAGCTACACATGCAGATAAAGTGTACGAAATGTTACACTACATGTTCAATATAAGAGAATGTGCCTTACGCCAAGGCGGTTTCTCATGGAGGACGTATGATGAACAATTTCGCCTCCGTCAAGCAATTTCCCCATCCCCTTGGTCACAAATTAATAATGACTTGTGGTGGCGCTGCATGCAATTACAGCCTACCCACAACATTACACCAAATGCAGGTCGGTACACGTGTCAAGACTTTAACAGAGGCAACTGTGCTTGGCAAAACTGCAAATTTCCTCATGTTTGCTCAAAATGTTCGGGGCCCCATCCTGAGGTCACATGCACTAAACAAGGTTCATTTGTAATGAACCAGTCTGGTTACTCACGTGGTGGACAGTTTCGTCCCGCACAGCGAAATCTTTTTCGCGGCAGACCCTTTTTTAGACGGGGCAGTTACGGAGGCCCAAGAAAAAACTAACAATTCTAAAAAACAAAGCACTTCCACCGAACAGAGTAATTTGGACATACACAATTTGGCCCAAACACCTGTAAACGTAATAGCCCTTAAAAAGCATTTAAGAAACTATGACGTCACTGAAGCGAAATTTTTATTAGATGGATTTATGAATGGTTTTCCGTTACAATATACAGGTCCACGTACTGCACGCGATTCAAAAAATCTACGCTCAACTTTGTTAAACCCCGATATCATAAAACttcaaattcaaaaagaaattaaagcaGGTAGGGTGGCTGGCCCATTCAATGAAAGACCGATGACTAATTTAATCGTTTCACCCATAGGTTTAGTTCCAAAGAAAACACCTGGAGAATATCGAATGATACATCACTTATCATATCCGTCTGGAGATTCGGTGAACGATTACATAGACCCTACTTTGTGTTCCGTACAATATACGCACTTTGACGAAGCGGTAAAATTAGTACAGGACCTGGGACGTAACTGCAAATTAttcaaaactgatattaaaagtGCGTACCGGCTTATACCTATAAAACCGACTGATTTTGAATTGTTAGGCTTTTGTTTTgagaataaatattattttgataaagcaCTTCCATTTGGTGCCTCAATCAGTTGTATCACGTTTGAAAGATTTGCAAGATTTTTTGAATTTTGTGTCAAATCGAAACTCAAATCAGGCGGACTGTTGCATTATTTGGACGATTTTTTGGGCGGAGACAAAACGAACGCATCATGTACTGCTGCACTTCAAACGTTCAGAGATACCATGATAGAATTAGGTGTACCGTTAGCGGAGGAAAAAACGGAGGGCCCAACAGAGGTTTTAGTTTTTCTTGGGCTGGAGTTAGACTCTAAGCAAATGCTCGTTCGTATCCCAGCTTCAAAAATTCAAGAGCTTAtacaaaaaatcaatgaaattttgctacatccaaaaacaactttaaagaaaataCAATCACTTATAGGTTCTCTGAATTTTTGTTGCCGCGCAATCACTATGGGTAGGCCTTTCATCCGCCGCCTGATAAACGCAACCTGTGGATTAACGAAACCACATCATCATGTtagaattaaaaatgaaatatgcttAGATCTGTCAATGTGGTTACTTTTCTTTCAGAATTTTAACGGTATTTCTGTATTCCATGACCGCTTTTGGGTATCGAATACAGATGTCCAACTGTTTACGGATAGTGCTGCGGGTGAAAACTTAGGGTTCGGCATATATTTTAAAGGCCACTGGTCCCACGCTAAATGGCCAGAAGCATGGCACAAATCGGGTATTACTGCAGATATAACAGTTTTAGAACTGTTTCCAATCCTAGCGGCATTGTATATTTGGGGCGCAGATTTGAccaataaaaagataatattcAACTGTGATAATCAAGCAGTAGTacacattttgaacaaattaacTTCAAAATCAGAAGCAGTCATGTGCCTAGTTCGAGTACTGACGTTACggtgtttaaaattaaatatcttaatcAAAGCCTGTCATGTACCTGGTCATCAGAACGAAATCTGTGATGCACTGTCTCGTTTTCAGTTGAACAGATTCAGAAAAATAGCCCCAGACGCGGATCAAGATCCATGTCCCGTGCCACACTTCCTTTGGAAAGTCTTCGACGCCGAGCTGGACAGCTCATTAGATCAGGAATTTCATATAATTCCAGGTCAACATACAGCACAGCTATAAATGCTTTTACAAACTTTCGGTCTATTTATGGGCTTACAAATCAATTTCCTATTCCCGTTCAACAACTTACACTGTTTATAGCTTATTGCTTTGAGAAGGGACTATCACCAAAATCAATATCTACTTATGTAGCGGGCATCAATTATCATCATAAACTGCATGGATTTTATGATCTTAACAGTATTTTTATAGTTAAGAAATTGCTTGAAGGTTGTCACAGGAGTCGCACAACACGAGATAAGCGTGCTCCGCTGACCAAGTCTGTATTGTTAGCTGTTTGTAGGTCACTCCCTGAAGTATGTTATGACAACTACGAAGTAAAGCTATTTCATTCACTTTTTACCTTAGCATATTTCGGTTTGTTTCGGGTCAGTGAACTTgtcaatgtaaacaaacacctgTCAGAAAATCCCCTACAACGCAATGATTTACGCTTCACAAAAGACGATTGTGTGATCATTCGGTTACGCCACTTTAAAACTAATCAAAGGGGTAAACCAGTATACTTAAAGTTGCCCAGACAGGCTGGTAATTTGTGCCcagttaaaggtggtcaatcacatttaagcaaaatttagtgacattttttactttttgtatattctgttagagatttatttaagaaacaaaaatacccattacttaagagctagatccctgttagaaatgtatactttattgattttcataaaaatttgttattactcccctttaatatgaaaatatttaaaatgcttggtatttctttttatttccatataattccgagttttacattcgcattagatagatataccaaatatttaacaatctgaatcaaaaggtgggttttaaaatgcatgtagcttctgaatttcatttttttccattctatcttggttgcgcaaccaagataggcaaagggaggtaataataatttttcaaacttgcatttctaatgaattcaatctgtatatgtaattgttaatgcaattattttacgaatataatacaatatatcggttagttatacattttcttaggtaaagtatgtttatcacatttatacttatgataaaataactcgatcttggttgggcaactgcagTAGGAAAACcaaacattaaaaatatctccagtgaaaacctaacttgtattaagcgctaactgaacataaatgagggtaaatgatcagatgttaaagtttaaaacaaatccgttacttagacaaaatctgattatccacctttaaggcAATTAAGGAATTTCTGTCTATGAGGCCAAGCATCCAAGCCCCACTTTTCTGTCATCGGGATGGGTCTGTAACAACTAGGACCCAATTTTCTGCAGTCTTAGCAAAAGCCATcagtaaaacacattttttaggTACACAATACAAAACACACAGTTTTAGGATTGGTAGAGCCACTGACCTAGCTTCCGATGGATACCCGTCggaaatcataatgaaacttggtagatgGACATCCAACTGTGTTAATCTTTATGTTCGAACATGATGTTAATCTGCAGATGATATACGGTACATCACAATCAACTTTATTTCACAACGGTATTAATTACCATTCTAAAcgtaatattttcattaatttattttaccagctataaatgaaaacttttttattCAGACGTATGGGTTCTGGGTGACTCTATCCCGTTCTGGGCCGGCGAACATGCAAAGACGACTAGGAAACCAAATCTTAGTATCCCGAACATTTCTATTGCTTGGTGGGCAGTCAGAGGTCTTCGTTGGAGAGGTTTCAGACATACAATTGAAACTCAGGTCTTACTTTCATCTCCTCCTTCAATAATATACATTAATTTAGGCGGAAATGACCTAGTATACGAAAATACTTGTGAATTAAGAGGAATGATTGAAACAGAGATAAACTATTTACGTGAAGCATTCCCAAATACAACAATAGTTTGGATAGACATATTAGAGAGACAAAACTGGCAAGGGGCATTAGGCGGTAAAAGGccaattgaaaagaaaagaaaacgccTTAACCGCATAGCGCGGAAAATAGTAATAGAATCAGGGAAAAGTGACGTCATAAGCCCCGATATTGACGCAGAAACAGCCTTTTTTAGAAATGACGGCGTTCATTTAAATCTCGTAGGGTTAGAATTCTTCCTAGATTATTTAAGAGATTCAATTAGAAAGCTAATATAAGTATGACAATTTAGTAAACATAAATGCTGAAGATTCCGTGTTCAAGCATtgtataaattaaacatttttattagataGAATTTTGGGGGGATAAATTGTTtcaatttattgtggcggaaaattctataAACCGGAAGGTGATCAGGCGTGTCTGCTTACATTAGTTTACAATAAACTGATAAGtataatttggaaataaatattgtttcataaaaatacatctaTTGTCTGGCGAGAACTTACAAAGCACTGTATTTTCGGCGTGTGTTACTCTTATGTGGTTACTCTTATGTTGTTATGTGGCTAGGGTTGAATAGGTTTTGCCCATAGTACCTGGCGAAATCTAGTTTTGTATTGCGTATTGCTTTGTATTGCGTAttgctttgtattgcgttatCAACCCTCTAGCATGCAACTTACTGCTTTCCTTCACGCAGTGGTTTTGGTATGTGTTGACCCGTCATTCCCGGATACCTGGTCGTGTCTGGTAACTATCATACCGTGACTACTGGCACCGAAGTTGCCGTGAATTGCCACATTATGTTTAAGTTAGTCAGTATTGCTACCTCGTTATGTCCGACAGTGCAGAGTTACGTTATGTTGAAATTAGCCGGTGTTGCTACCACGTTATGAGAGTGTAAATTATGTGACAGTGCAGAGTTTCATTGTAATAGTTTGCAAATTTTAGCAGACGCGCCTGGTCTCCTTCCGGTTACTTTATTCACATACTTGGCGAGATACCTCGTCAAGTACATCTTTGTTTTTGAGCGGCCAATAACTACCCAACCTTGCattcatttagtaaatattttatttgtttgatttgtaacatattgaaatattaacattacaATATAAAGTCCTATCGTGTAGTAATTAAAAGGTACAAAGCATGGTTTAGTTGTAATCTTTTCGagtattaaaataatgtaaattattttgaataaaaataattttatttattttcgagaATTCACGTTATTGGTTgctaagcaaaataatatcaaTGAATAACTGGTTCCGTAGCTCTTCTTTATCTTCTGGGTACCGACGTACTTTAAACCGGTCTCAAGCTAATACGCATGAACAGGTAGTTTACTATAAATACCGCTAAACCCGTGCTCTTCGTTCACTTTGTATTGCTACACGGTTGTATCAGGAGAAAACTGACCCGCCCGCCACACCCCTGTACTAGAAATCATTTTTGTCAGATTGATAATGAGATTAAACATCATTCAGTTTTTGtatgaatatatattcaaatacaatgtattaacCTTGTTACTTTAATATCTTAGACAAATTGACTGTTTCTCTGTAGTATTTATGCTTACAGGCAACTTCTCAGAGTAGTTGACAAAAGGCCTTATAGAAGAATGCACAGTCGTATACACAGGAACATTATGCCAGGAACTATCGCTGTGAGAAGGGATATCCGGCGATTCCAGGACATTCATATGAAGAAAATGTGTGGTAACCAATGAACTCTTTTGAGATCATTTTAAGCATGTGAATTACTGTTCCTGGATATTCTTGTTATAGTTACATGTAACTGTGCGTTCATTTGAAATGTGATAAGTACTATTAAAGGTGAAATAGACAATCACTGAACTGTTCCTGGAAGTTCTTGTTTGAATTTCATGTGATTTGTGcattcatttaaaatatgataaGTACTGTTAAATGTGACATAGACAATCACTGAACTTTTGAGAAAATAGATCAATGTGACTGTAAATATTCTCACCGAGAAATATTTGAAGGCCATTTATGTAGCCATATTTGCGAACAATAttcttttctttgtattttataattaacGTCGCTCTATTTTCATATCGGAAAATTCTATAAACCGGAAGGTGATCAGGCGTGTCTGCTTACATTAGTTTATAATAAACTGATAAGtataatttggaaataaatattgtttcataaaaatacatctaTTGTCTGGCGAGAACTTACAAAGCACTGTATTTTCGGCGTGTGTTACTCTTATGTGGTTACTCTTATGTTGTTATGTGGCTAGGGTTGAATAGGTTTTGCCCATAGTACCTGGCGAAATCTAGTTTTGTATTGCGTATTGCTTTGTATTGCGTAttgctttgtattgcgttatCAACCCTCTAGCATGCAACTTACTGCTTTCCTTCACGCAGTGGTTTTGGTATGTGTTGACCCGTCATTCCCGGATACCTGGTCGTGTCTGGTAACTATCATACCGTGACTACTGGCACCGAAGTTGCCGTGAATTGCCACATTATGTTTAAGTTAGTCAGTATTGCTACCTCGTTATGTCCGACAGTGCAGAGTTACGTTATGTTGAAATTAGCCGGTGTTGCTACCACGTTATGAGAGTGTAAATTATGTGACAGTGCAGAGTTTCATTGTAATAGTTTGCAAATTTTAGCAGACGCGCCTGGTCTCCTTCCGGTTACTTTATTCACATACTTGGCGAGATACCTCGTCAAGTACATCTTTGTTTTTGAGCGGCCAATAACTACCCAACCTTGCattcatttagtaaatattttatttgtttgatttgtaacatattgaaatattaacattacaATATAAAGTCCTATCGTGTAGTAATTAAAAGGTACAAAGCATGGTTTAGTTGTAATCTTTTCGAGTATTAAAataataatgcattatttttttcaaataatgccaagtaatgattaatgccacaattttagcattaaaaataatgctaatttaatgccaaagtttgtaatgctaatgctaatgcttagcattacttaggcattattttctgtatcactggaaaTCCCAGGTTCAAGTTAACTTGGTGTGAACCAGATCAGATCCAGAAATATACCACACACCTCAATCTGAAGGACATAAAACACAATCCAAATGTTCAGGCATGCACAGTATTCTGCCtaaatactgataaaacttaAAGCATATATGGGCTATctagttatgaaacatttttgaacatacaattttacttaaaacactagcactatttgtttgtaaccaattaaattttcaataacattCACAGTGTATCTAATGCAAATTAATGAATTGAACTAGACATTTAAAATCTGGGACAGCTCCAAAGTGCAAATTCATAATAAGAAttaaagtgtgacataattagttttgtcaaccaaaatatcaaacagaatcattgttatcttttgacacctttttatcaattaacagtatgccactgatagtgatggtaaagaccttaaggcagctagctttacatgtcatgtcaaattaggctgttagggagccattaaacaggtacttgactttcaacataagcgtttttataaagtaatggtaatggtaaaaaaaaaaatcagatgtaaTGTAAGAAAGTGAATCATGTATTTAACTATAGATTACCTAGGTAAATACTGTAAAGCAGACTAAACGCTCAAATCTTTGAGCAGCTCATGTTTATAAAATGCAACAGTGATTAACTATAATACATTAACAATATCAAGCACTGGAGACatagacagatacaaaaatactgaagaatttaaatgctgtgtttcttatggtgctgttggatcatttcaagtatttcatacaaattatatataatccctagttggtagatttgattcattacaaaTGATTGTCATGTGTTGctgctatgaaataaacaactaaaatgataaaatgaaaaacaaacaaatagtgatttgattataacatgcaatgattcacaaaaagtaatgctaatgctaatgctaatgcaccctatgtaatgctaatttaatgcattattttgacaaaaatgagtaatgctaatgctattTTAATGCCGATTTTttctaagtaatgctaatttaatgcattacttttgcaagtaattattattctaacacaaccagcaaataacctacatacatgtagagcaaaatctatcttgggttattctgcaataaaccactcgtgtgcaatgacgtcatccgatccaggcgcgtagcacggtcgtaaaaagtagttaccatttttttctaacacttttggtactaatatgtcgtgttagaatcgaaataataagttcccaagtgtgatttatcatagaataaccggagtttttcgttcttatgtgaAACAGTATATCACattgtgatatattcttacacattagaactcaaaactcgggttattccccgagtttttcgttcttatgcgaaacagtaTATcacttcgtgatatattcttacacataagaactcaaaactcgggttattctacgataaaccaagtttgggaacttattatttcttaaacaacctTAGGCAGAATCAATTGCGGCCAgcctggctaaaggttaaaaatgttGACTATAAGTCAGGAGATGTGGTTGTaattaatttttacattaaaGTTTGGGTATATTTCAGTTGAATATGTTGATAGGATATATACGAGATGAGGTCATAGACTACAAACAGAATTACCAGTCAGCTTTCCagaagtatgtttttatttctgaaaatgtttttgttattacTATCTTTCATATCTACTACTAATGAACCCATCTAATCCTAATCATTTAATATCCTTATCTTGTTTCATTACTGTATGAAAATAACACTATGAAAGATACTAAACACATATGCTACCAGACAGAGTTAATTTGGTAATCATAATAAAAGGAAAGTACCAAAACTCTGCTGGCcttcaaaattgttcagttttcaGGGGAagtacgaggattgttcaaatatgaatgcatctaagcacataaaaatgtatccttgatagatttcagtgaaaattttatttggtcccctcgaagtattcacctccaacagatatgcaaagtttcagtcttctaatccaatccttgaaggcattttcataatctttctaggtatactatgaagacactggaatattgcaaaaccgaggtgtttgcgctgcacaaattttagacaagaaaggtattttttgagcctttggaacaaaaagaagtcacacggggcaaggtcaggcaaataaggagggtgagggagcaaaacaaccttttcctgcttcagaaagtcttgtacaatagacgccttgtgcgatgacgcattgtcatgtagcaatctgacattggccaaaccagttgcatGTCttccatttttgaaatatttcttcagttttcgaagaactttagtcttgtaaaacttcacatttacggatttgcctttaggtacagcaacctgaatggcaggaccctgagttgtgaagaatatggcatacattacaaTCTTGACACTCTTCTATTATGTTTCTAGGTATTTCAATATAACAGTAGAGGCAGCTCAAGAGTTCTACAAACTACTGATGTCTGATGTTGCAGAGCTACTGAAGCAGACAAAAGAcatagtaaataaataaatatcattctttACCTACTTTCTGATtaactttttagcccaccatcatcagatggtgggctattcaaatctctctgcgtccgtggtccgtcgtccttccgtcctttCGTTAACAATTTCGcgttatcgcatcttctcagaaacaacttgggggattttgaccaaactttgtcagaatgatgtattagtacccttgttgtgtccccctgaaaatcagactggttcaacaatttttgagtgagttatggccctttgtttatttttataatttacatagatttatatacatattagggaaaaattttgaaaatcttcttgtccaaaaccacagggtctagggctttgatatttggtatgtagcatcatctagtggtcctctaccaagatctttcaaattatttccttagggtcaaatatggccccgccccggggatcacatggtttatatagacttacatactaatagggaaaaactttgaaaatcttcttgtcaaaaccacaaagcctagggctttgatatttgtaatgtagtatcatctagtggttctctaccaagtttgttcaaattatcccacaagggtcaaatatggccccgccccaggggtcacatggttaatatagacttatactatagggaaaacctttaaaaatctttttgtctataacctacaacattcaactttggaccacatgtatagttttgagtggctagatgaaccttgacatgagttgaccttgatcttgacctagtgacctactttcacatttctgtagctacatccttcaaatttagaccacgtgcataggtttgtgtaccttgacactgacctagtgacctactttcatatttttgagggtacaggcttcaaatttggaccatatgcatagttttgtgttctgaaatgaaatttgaccttgattttgacctactgatctactttcacatttctcaagctacagccttcaaatttggaccacatgcatagttttgtgtaccaaaatgaactttgattaaaattgaccttgagctagtcttgaaatttggaacattcaaatatggctcaatggtgggtgctaagatcactctgtgatctcttgttttgatATCTATAAAAAAGggtgcaggctgatcacgatctacactgtcgcaagggcagaatcagtcgtgtcgaGCATGATAAGTGTTAATCCTGTTTTTTGCATTGTTTAGACCTGTCACACATAGTATGATCATTAGGTAGGGATGAATGATTTTAGTTTTTTCCAAAGAAATGTTTATTCTTCCTTGAAAAATGGTAATTTCATCACTTTTGGCATACATGGTCCTTTCCAGTGTTTTCAGTGAGGGTGATGTCTTTTGCTCTCATTCAGCACTGCATTGATGTACTTACTGGAACTTATTGGAACTTACCAGAACTTCTAATACCCCCTCAATATTTTCGTCAATATCCTTCATAAAACTATGATATGGTTTTAGGTATTTTAAGACCTCAACCCAATGTTAAAGAGCCACGAAAATACCACTCGgcaagatcagagttatggcccataacTTGGTAAAAAATGTGCATGAAGGGCATGTTTGTGTTGCACATAGCTTAAAAGTTATTTGACCAAGAGCCATGGAATcgtattattcagcatgtgaagttgagaATGAGGCTTCCTTTGCAATTTCAGTCAGCAGGACAAGAGTTACAGCCCttaacttagtcaaaaatattaggactgggacgattattcggttaatcggatccgattagattactaggtgaaacctgtttcaattttgcaaaaccggtaATCGCTGtcaaaaaaataaacatcacgAGTTGTACTTTATCTTCATAtgtttctttgaccagcacatagacccacagtatatttccgctaaaacacatcaactggACATAATCAATAGTCTCTGATTTG comes from the Mercenaria mercenaria strain notata chromosome 9, MADL_Memer_1, whole genome shotgun sequence genome and includes:
- the LOC128546189 gene encoding uncharacterized protein LOC128546189 isoform X1; translation: MPRGRRRQAQARRMPRQERAVRQERAVEQERQERAVEQDEELNLQNARRNLRRNAAREEQNDQGHGDVRGTRGQKRPAADLEDAVDERLLQTDADVWVLGDSIPFWAGEHAKTTRKPNLSIPNISIAWWAVRGLRWRGFRHTIETQVLLSSPPSIIYINLGGNDLVYENTCELRGMIETEINYLREAFPNTTIVWIDILERQNWQGALGGKRPIEKKRKRLNRIARKIVIESGKSDVISPDIDAETAFFRNDGVHLNLVGLEFFLDYLRDSIRKLI